One genomic window of Eggerthella timonensis includes the following:
- a CDS encoding FAD-dependent oxidoreductase codes for MAASSLAGCSGATQESSKTGTWDKETDVVVVGAGFGGMVAAATALEDDARVIVLEASVRTGGTGLLCSGTLGFGGKDITLENLLEDAPMADPSMLETYAEGWNRLTKWLVDIDAPCEEIDGNFKFDPDAGSPDGNASFADWLAEYLVSLGGEILYQTRGNHLIADESGTVVGIAARDAQGASISIKASKVILACGGFMGNKAMMRQYMGTYADQMANRGNPHNDGAGLSMGLAVGASLSKGLSTFYGYHLAYPFTTVSSVEEWDKGIQDVEWIALQQGLMSNIQGWSGSCCLVNENGMRYDDETQRDNVVSNETVHQKFARAYVILDSAIREKCVGSSKRLGKEKIDVLADSGVSIVQADTIEELAEKLSSLHGVRKAALLRTISAYNEACDAGTCGDLDVPKSNGDKAVALDSPPYFAIPVVPGVSLCYGGLRVNENSQVIDVNGCVIPGLYANQGVAGGVTYHDSVGVLASICSFAWIAGHHAAQAALSSSETTDR; via the coding sequence TTGGCGGCTTCGAGCCTCGCTGGATGCTCCGGAGCAACCCAAGAATCGTCGAAAACGGGGACATGGGACAAAGAAACCGATGTCGTCGTGGTCGGCGCCGGATTCGGAGGCATGGTTGCGGCAGCGACCGCGCTTGAAGACGATGCGAGGGTGATCGTGCTCGAAGCATCCGTCAGAACCGGGGGAACCGGCCTGTTGTGCAGCGGAACGCTCGGGTTCGGCGGCAAGGACATCACATTGGAGAACCTTCTCGAAGATGCTCCTATGGCAGACCCGTCCATGCTCGAAACGTATGCGGAAGGATGGAACCGCTTAACCAAATGGCTCGTCGACATCGACGCGCCTTGCGAGGAGATCGACGGCAACTTCAAGTTCGATCCAGACGCCGGCTCACCCGACGGCAATGCGTCTTTTGCGGACTGGCTTGCCGAATACCTCGTCTCGCTCGGAGGGGAGATCCTGTACCAGACCCGCGGGAATCACCTGATCGCAGATGAATCGGGCACGGTCGTCGGCATCGCTGCACGGGATGCGCAAGGCGCGAGCATCAGCATCAAAGCCAGCAAGGTGATCCTTGCTTGCGGCGGCTTCATGGGCAATAAGGCCATGATGCGGCAGTACATGGGCACGTACGCCGATCAAATGGCGAATCGTGGCAATCCGCACAACGACGGGGCGGGACTGAGCATGGGTCTTGCGGTAGGCGCTTCGCTGAGCAAGGGGCTGAGCACGTTCTACGGCTACCATCTGGCCTACCCCTTCACTACCGTAAGCAGCGTGGAGGAATGGGATAAGGGGATTCAGGACGTCGAGTGGATCGCGCTTCAACAAGGACTCATGTCCAACATACAGGGATGGAGCGGGTCCTGCTGCCTCGTCAACGAGAACGGCATGCGTTACGACGACGAAACGCAACGAGACAATGTAGTCTCGAACGAAACGGTTCATCAGAAGTTCGCGCGAGCGTACGTAATCCTTGACTCCGCCATTCGAGAGAAATGCGTCGGATCGTCGAAACGTCTCGGCAAAGAAAAGATAGACGTACTCGCCGACAGCGGCGTCTCGATCGTCCAAGCGGATACGATTGAAGAACTGGCCGAAAAGCTTTCCTCCCTACATGGAGTTAGGAAAGCAGCACTTCTACGAACGATCAGCGCATACAACGAGGCGTGCGACGCGGGCACATGCGGAGACCTCGACGTCCCGAAAAGCAACGGAGACAAGGCAGTCGCCCTCGACTCGCCGCCGTATTTCGCCATCCCCGTCGTCCCCGGCGTCAGCCTATGTTACGGCGGGCTGAGAGTCAACGAGAACTCCCAGGTAATAGACGTCAACGGGTGCGTTATTCCCGGTCTTTACGCAAACCAAGGAGTTGCAGGCGGGGTAACCTACCACGATTCTGTCGGCGTGCTTGCCAGCATCTGCAGTTTTGCATGGATCGCCGGTCATCACGCTGCCCAGGCGGCGCTTTCCAGCTCAGAAACAACCGATCGATAG
- a CDS encoding cytochrome c3 family protein, with protein MKTLTAAKPARRFVLTLSACAFVCSVIACSSGCAPQAQLENESSGNQPQAVEASLWSLDSNCDQCHSDESSSLSDVSCLVSTHQKEGLGCIDCHTDESNLSLVHKEVAANEAAPKKLKKTQVGEETCAICHGTYEDLAATTLDKLVIDSKGTAVNPHEVPRLTDGHEGNITCTSCHFMHKETNATDETHETCTNCHHEDMFECGTCHS; from the coding sequence GTGAAAACATTGACAGCAGCAAAACCAGCAAGGCGATTCGTCCTCACGCTCTCAGCATGCGCGTTCGTCTGCTCCGTTATAGCGTGCTCAAGCGGTTGCGCACCTCAAGCACAGCTGGAAAACGAGAGTAGTGGAAATCAGCCGCAAGCAGTCGAAGCTTCTTTATGGTCGCTCGATTCCAACTGTGACCAATGTCACAGCGACGAATCGAGTTCGCTCTCCGATGTTTCCTGCTTAGTTTCCACGCATCAAAAAGAAGGCCTTGGTTGTATCGATTGCCATACGGACGAGTCTAACCTGAGTCTCGTGCATAAAGAGGTTGCAGCAAATGAGGCCGCACCGAAGAAGCTAAAGAAAACCCAGGTCGGCGAGGAGACATGTGCAATATGTCACGGAACGTACGAAGACCTCGCCGCCACAACACTCGACAAGCTCGTCATCGACAGCAAAGGTACCGCCGTCAACCCCCACGAGGTCCCACGCCTCACGGACGGACATGAAGGGAACATCACATGCACAAGTTGCCACTTCATGCACAAGGAGACGAATGCAACGGATGAGACGCATGAAACTTGCACGAACTGTCATCACGAAGACATGTTCGAATGCGGAACATGTCATTCGTAG
- the priA gene encoding replication restart helicase PriA, which produces MKLASVILDIPTQALDTPYTYAVSDEAGGGDQPVEVGCAVLVPFGSRQAVGFVIGIEERDDGDWPVGLDPAKLKGIVRAVSRPYFDEEGAACAQWLSERYIAPLSSCVRLFTPPGGVPRMVRAAKGYWRLEEPSVGEVDDRWVVPGPAFADFEPRKNAVKQASIVAALRGGELRVAELTAEFGAVSSPLKTLEKQGVVRIEHRRRMRGMVEDVAGSAAAPEAAAPSFTPSAKPLLTPGQAGALAAIDAARMRGAGEVVLVDGVTGSGKTEVYLQAIEATLAAGRTACVLVPEISLTPQTVARFRGRFGDMVAVMHSRMSQGERYDQWDFIRSGAARVVVGARSALFTPLANLGLVVIDEEHEGSYKQDSAPRYHARDVAVWMARRAGAAVVLGSATPSIEALHACAKDPAWHHVELPERANGKPLPEVQVVDMAKEFSGGSRSMFALPLARALEEELAAGRKAVLLLNQRGFAKFLLCRECGFVPECPSCSTSLTYHERGNFLICHHCGYRIPSPPTCPECGSPYLKKFGAGTQRVEAELRVLLDEMPGVGADVPIVRMDADTTSGKGAHQRLLEEFAAADAAVLLGTQMIAKGLDFEDVTLVGVINADTMLKLPDYRAAERTFDLVEQVAGRAGRAELPGRVLVQTYEAASPAIRAAASYDRALFLRDELPKRRLLGYPPYVRMANVLVWSKDEPAVRRVAAELQAGLEEVVRDYGGEGWSVLPATPCVLAKLRGTYRWHIVVKCPVEADLSTALLPFFRRRKPDKDANVAIDVDPDDLL; this is translated from the coding sequence ATGAAACTCGCATCGGTCATTCTCGACATACCCACGCAGGCGCTCGATACGCCCTACACCTACGCCGTTTCCGATGAAGCGGGCGGCGGCGACCAGCCGGTCGAAGTCGGCTGCGCCGTGCTCGTGCCGTTCGGCTCGCGCCAAGCGGTCGGCTTCGTCATCGGCATCGAGGAGCGCGACGACGGCGACTGGCCCGTAGGGCTCGATCCTGCCAAGCTCAAGGGCATCGTGCGCGCGGTGAGTCGCCCGTATTTCGACGAGGAGGGCGCGGCGTGCGCGCAGTGGCTCTCGGAGCGCTACATCGCGCCTCTGTCGTCGTGCGTGCGCCTGTTCACGCCGCCGGGCGGCGTGCCGCGCATGGTGCGCGCCGCGAAGGGCTACTGGCGCCTCGAAGAGCCGTCGGTGGGGGAGGTGGACGACCGCTGGGTGGTGCCGGGCCCGGCGTTCGCGGACTTCGAGCCGCGCAAGAACGCCGTGAAGCAGGCGTCCATCGTGGCGGCCCTGCGCGGCGGCGAGCTGCGCGTGGCGGAGCTGACGGCCGAGTTCGGCGCGGTGTCGTCGCCTCTCAAAACGTTGGAGAAGCAGGGGGTGGTGCGCATCGAACACCGCCGTCGCATGCGGGGGATGGTCGAGGACGTCGCTGGGTCTGCGGCCGCGCCCGAGGCCGCGGCGCCGTCGTTCACCCCCTCCGCCAAGCCGCTGCTGACGCCGGGGCAGGCCGGCGCGCTCGCCGCCATCGACGCGGCCCGCATGCGCGGGGCGGGCGAGGTGGTGCTCGTCGACGGCGTCACCGGCTCGGGCAAGACCGAGGTGTACCTGCAGGCCATCGAGGCCACGCTCGCGGCCGGGCGCACGGCGTGCGTGCTCGTGCCCGAGATCTCGCTGACGCCGCAGACCGTCGCGCGCTTCCGCGGCCGCTTCGGCGACATGGTCGCCGTCATGCACTCGCGCATGAGCCAAGGCGAGCGCTATGACCAATGGGACTTCATCCGCTCGGGCGCGGCGCGCGTGGTGGTGGGCGCCCGCAGCGCGCTGTTCACGCCGCTCGCGAACCTCGGCCTCGTCGTCATCGACGAGGAGCACGAGGGCTCCTACAAGCAGGACAGCGCCCCGCGCTACCACGCACGCGACGTCGCCGTGTGGATGGCGCGCCGCGCCGGGGCCGCCGTGGTGCTGGGAAGCGCCACCCCCTCCATCGAGGCGCTCCATGCCTGCGCGAAGGATCCAGCGTGGCACCATGTGGAGCTGCCCGAGCGCGCGAACGGCAAGCCGCTGCCGGAGGTGCAGGTGGTGGACATGGCGAAGGAGTTCAGCGGCGGCTCGCGCTCGATGTTCGCGCTGCCGCTCGCGCGCGCCCTCGAGGAGGAGCTCGCGGCCGGACGCAAGGCGGTGCTGCTGCTCAACCAGCGCGGGTTCGCGAAGTTCCTTTTGTGCCGCGAATGCGGCTTCGTGCCCGAGTGCCCGTCGTGCTCCACCTCGCTCACCTACCACGAGCGCGGCAACTTCCTCATCTGCCACCACTGCGGCTACCGGATACCCTCGCCGCCGACGTGCCCCGAATGCGGCAGCCCCTACCTCAAGAAGTTCGGGGCCGGCACGCAGCGCGTCGAGGCCGAGCTGCGCGTGCTGCTCGACGAGATGCCCGGCGTGGGCGCAGACGTGCCCATCGTGCGCATGGACGCCGACACCACGAGCGGCAAGGGCGCGCACCAGCGCCTGCTCGAGGAGTTCGCCGCCGCCGACGCGGCCGTGCTGCTGGGAACCCAGATGATCGCGAAGGGGCTCGACTTCGAGGACGTCACGCTCGTAGGCGTCATCAACGCCGACACCATGCTGAAGCTGCCCGACTACCGCGCGGCCGAGCGCACGTTCGACCTCGTGGAGCAGGTGGCCGGCCGCGCGGGCCGCGCCGAGCTGCCGGGGCGCGTGCTCGTGCAAACCTACGAGGCGGCCTCTCCTGCCATCCGCGCGGCGGCCTCCTACGACCGCGCCCTGTTCTTGCGCGACGAGCTGCCGAAGCGCCGCCTGCTGGGCTACCCGCCCTACGTGCGCATGGCGAACGTGCTGGTGTGGAGCAAGGACGAGCCGGCGGTGCGCCGCGTGGCGGCCGAGCTGCAGGCGGGGCTCGAGGAGGTCGTGCGCGATTACGGCGGCGAGGGCTGGAGCGTGCTGCCCGCCACGCCGTGCGTGCTGGCGAAGCTGCGCGGCACGTACCGCTGGCACATCGTGGTGAAGTGCCCGGTGGAGGCCGACCTGTCCACGGCGCTGCTGCCGTTTTTCCGCCGCCGCAAGCCGGACAAGGATGCGAACGTCGCCATCGACGTGGATCCGGACGACCTGCTCTAG
- a CDS encoding D-alanyl-D-alanine carboxypeptidase family protein has product MNALRHRLFFAACLASAVGLACLPLAAHGIVDEGDLVLGRSASERVLPGERLPDLDASHAALVDEEGTLWFGRNAGETAQIASLTKIMTALVAAEWLDASSTIEVTPEAASVGESSAGLVQGDAMTFDDALKALLTASGNDAAAAIAQAAGARMLSQDGLEGDAPAGEAAFVEAMNAKAAELGLANSRFTNPHGLDFDAYAQGQYSCAADVAVMLRAAMGIDLVRANIGFSQVDITVQRGGAPATLTLTNTDAMLGSYEGTCAAKTGYTLAAGPCAATAVNRGDGHEYYAVVLGSSSKQQRFADAEALYDWVFAERGALVEEAEAAAEAPAESEPTGAEMATYQLVNAPRTIDADIGGATEARPVVAEVAHGDWTDRTVEATVLDADATVAARVGGGRIEQEATFAALSGDVESGDVVGRLTFRQGDEVLWEGDLVAVGDVAAPTWWERWGVGAQRFFGSLFGAPTVAENRLLATGPLKVS; this is encoded by the coding sequence ATGAACGCCCTCCGCCATCGCCTCTTCTTCGCCGCCTGCCTGGCTTCGGCCGTCGGCCTCGCCTGCCTGCCGCTTGCCGCGCACGGCATCGTGGACGAGGGCGACCTCGTGCTGGGCCGCAGCGCGTCCGAGCGCGTGCTGCCAGGCGAGCGGCTCCCCGACCTCGACGCCTCGCATGCGGCTCTCGTGGACGAGGAGGGCACGCTCTGGTTCGGTCGCAACGCCGGCGAAACGGCGCAGATCGCCTCGCTCACGAAGATCATGACCGCGCTCGTGGCGGCAGAATGGCTCGACGCCTCCTCGACGATCGAGGTAACGCCCGAGGCCGCGAGCGTCGGCGAGTCGAGCGCGGGGCTCGTGCAAGGCGACGCGATGACGTTCGACGACGCCCTCAAGGCGCTGCTTACGGCATCGGGCAACGACGCGGCGGCCGCCATCGCCCAGGCGGCCGGGGCTCGGATGCTGTCGCAAGACGGGCTCGAAGGGGATGCGCCCGCCGGCGAGGCGGCCTTCGTCGAGGCTATGAACGCGAAGGCGGCCGAGCTGGGATTGGCGAACTCGCGCTTCACGAACCCGCACGGCCTGGACTTCGATGCGTACGCCCAAGGCCAGTACAGCTGCGCGGCCGATGTCGCGGTCATGCTGCGCGCGGCCATGGGGATCGATCTCGTCCGCGCGAACATCGGGTTCTCGCAGGTGGACATCACGGTGCAGCGCGGCGGCGCGCCCGCGACGCTCACGCTGACGAACACGGACGCCATGCTGGGCAGCTACGAGGGAACGTGCGCGGCCAAGACCGGCTACACGCTGGCCGCGGGCCCCTGCGCGGCGACGGCCGTGAACCGCGGCGACGGGCACGAGTACTACGCCGTGGTGCTGGGGTCGTCCTCGAAGCAGCAGCGGTTCGCGGACGCCGAGGCGCTGTACGACTGGGTGTTCGCCGAGCGCGGCGCGCTGGTCGAGGAAGCGGAGGCCGCCGCCGAGGCGCCGGCCGAGTCGGAGCCGACCGGTGCCGAGATGGCCACGTACCAGCTGGTCAACGCCCCGCGCACCATAGACGCCGACATCGGCGGCGCGACGGAGGCTCGCCCCGTGGTAGCCGAGGTGGCGCACGGGGACTGGACTGACCGCACCGTCGAGGCCACGGTGCTCGACGCGGACGCCACGGTCGCGGCGCGCGTCGGCGGCGGGCGCATCGAGCAGGAAGCGACGTTCGCCGCGCTCAGCGGCGACGTCGAGAGCGGCGACGTGGTGGGCCGCCTGACGTTTCGGCAGGGGGACGAGGTGCTGTGGGAGGGCGACCTCGTGGCGGTCGGGGACGTGGCCGCGCCTACCTGGTGGGAGCGCTGGGGCGTGGGAGCGCAGCGCTTCTTCGGCAGCCTGTTCGGCGCGCCGACCGTCGCCGAGAACAGGCTTTTGGCGACCGGCCCCCTGAAGGTTTCGTGA
- a CDS encoding ATP-binding protein produces the protein MKTRAARCICSALIVALIAMSALAAPAAAFADDGDAIGTSGQDRVLRVAFPEVEGISEISDDGVRSGIFYDWLTEIAKYTGWRYEFVDGDAEELMRKTVAGEVDLIGGMYYREQIAYQYEYSTFAMGSNHALLISLADNDDVVTFDPSTLDGKVIGTYENATEKIRRLENYLDFNGVDCTVLRLDYDAYAQCLDDGIADLVLGGDVDVTEGRRVAAEFDGEPYYIATPAGSDVIDELNATMTSIYEADPEFANELDAKHLPSRHQSSIRFSKADLAYIDRSDVISVAVMEDRFPLFYERDGQPQGIVKDVLDLVTERTGLTFRLVHASTYQGAIDLVKSGEADILGGFMDDEYVADEQQLVITDGFASLNEVVFRNKLASSEGAVFAQIDGREGADGVDASEIVHYRTYEDCLEAVNSGRADVTSMPVAYAESLFTDRSFNNITPATSEHHEANLSFAIARPVDPDLYSVLSKTVNSFSQDELDTIFSRNTMPSFGKQRTIQAVVSENPLLVVALGLVLCLFVGAIVIVVSVAKVRNRMMEMKLEKVEEMGRAKTDFLSRMSHEIRTPMNAIIGLSNVASLSGEATPSIRSSLEKINTSAQFLLSLVNDILDMSKIENDKMHIETAPLCLRSLAERLQSMFCIQAEEKGILLEARCDADDVVVGDDVRLQQVLANLLSNALKFTDPGDTIRLSIGVLMRDEGRVSVRFSVKDTGAGIREEDLERIFVSFEQASENRRNAQGTGLGLAISSNLVRLMGGKLDVRSRLGEGSEFFFVLELPAADDEALGSGMAVPDAAERSLEGTRVLLAEDNDLNAEIAVALLDMQGVEARRAANGREAVDLFAASDPGSFDFVLMDVKMPLLDGLEAAAEIRALDRADARTVPIIALTANTFQEDREDAAAAGMNGFIPKPFDAQQLYETLRSYLPPEE, from the coding sequence GTGAAAACGAGAGCAGCGCGCTGCATCTGCTCGGCGCTGATCGTGGCGCTGATCGCCATGTCCGCCCTCGCCGCGCCTGCGGCCGCGTTCGCCGACGACGGAGATGCGATCGGCACGTCAGGGCAGGATCGCGTGTTGCGCGTGGCGTTTCCCGAGGTCGAGGGCATCAGCGAGATCAGCGACGACGGCGTGCGCTCGGGCATCTTCTACGACTGGCTCACCGAGATCGCCAAATACACCGGATGGCGCTACGAGTTCGTCGACGGCGATGCCGAGGAGCTCATGAGGAAGACGGTGGCCGGCGAGGTCGACCTTATCGGCGGCATGTACTACCGCGAGCAGATCGCCTACCAGTACGAGTACTCCACCTTCGCCATGGGGTCGAACCATGCGCTGCTCATCAGCCTCGCCGACAACGACGACGTCGTCACCTTCGATCCGAGCACTCTCGACGGCAAGGTCATCGGCACCTACGAGAACGCGACCGAGAAGATACGGCGCCTCGAGAACTACCTCGACTTCAACGGCGTCGACTGCACCGTCTTGCGCCTCGACTACGACGCGTACGCGCAGTGCCTCGACGACGGCATCGCCGACCTGGTCCTGGGCGGCGATGTGGACGTCACCGAGGGGCGCCGGGTGGCCGCCGAGTTCGACGGCGAGCCGTACTATATCGCCACGCCCGCCGGAAGCGACGTGATCGACGAGCTGAACGCGACGATGACCTCGATATACGAAGCGGATCCCGAATTCGCCAACGAGCTGGACGCCAAGCATTTGCCCTCGCGGCATCAGAGCTCCATCAGGTTCTCCAAGGCCGATCTCGCCTACATCGACCGCTCCGACGTGATCAGCGTCGCCGTGATGGAGGATCGCTTCCCCCTGTTCTACGAGCGCGACGGCCAGCCCCAAGGCATCGTGAAGGACGTGCTCGACCTCGTCACCGAGCGCACCGGGCTCACGTTCCGCCTCGTTCATGCGAGCACCTACCAAGGCGCCATCGACCTCGTGAAATCGGGCGAGGCCGATATCTTGGGCGGCTTCATGGACGACGAGTACGTCGCCGACGAACAGCAGCTCGTCATCACGGACGGCTTCGCCTCGCTCAACGAAGTGGTGTTCCGCAACAAGCTGGCCTCCTCCGAAGGCGCGGTGTTCGCGCAGATCGACGGCCGCGAGGGGGCCGACGGCGTGGACGCATCCGAAATCGTGCACTACCGCACCTACGAAGACTGCCTCGAGGCGGTGAACTCCGGCCGCGCCGACGTCACGAGCATGCCCGTCGCCTACGCCGAGAGCCTTTTCACCGATCGCTCGTTCAACAACATCACGCCGGCCACCTCCGAGCACCACGAGGCCAACCTCTCGTTCGCCATCGCCCGTCCGGTGGACCCCGACCTCTATTCGGTGCTCAGCAAGACGGTGAACAGCTTCTCGCAAGACGAGCTCGACACCATCTTCTCGCGCAACACCATGCCCTCGTTCGGCAAGCAGCGCACCATCCAGGCGGTCGTCTCCGAGAACCCGCTGCTCGTCGTGGCGCTCGGCCTCGTGCTGTGCCTGTTCGTGGGCGCCATCGTCATCGTGGTGTCGGTGGCGAAGGTGCGCAACCGCATGATGGAGATGAAACTGGAGAAGGTCGAGGAGATGGGACGCGCGAAGACGGACTTCCTCTCGCGCATGTCTCACGAGATCCGCACGCCCATGAACGCCATCATCGGACTGTCGAACGTGGCGTCGCTGTCGGGCGAGGCCACGCCGTCCATCCGCTCGAGCCTCGAGAAGATCAACACGTCGGCCCAGTTCCTGCTGTCGCTCGTGAACGACATCCTCGATATGTCCAAGATCGAGAACGACAAGATGCACATCGAGACGGCGCCCTTGTGCCTGCGCTCGCTGGCCGAGCGCCTGCAGAGCATGTTCTGCATCCAGGCCGAAGAGAAGGGCATCCTGCTCGAGGCGCGCTGCGACGCCGACGACGTCGTGGTGGGCGACGACGTGCGTTTGCAGCAAGTGCTGGCGAACCTGCTGTCGAACGCGCTCAAATTCACCGATCCGGGCGACACCATCCGGCTGAGCATCGGCGTGCTCATGCGCGACGAGGGCCGTGTGAGCGTGCGCTTCAGCGTGAAGGACACCGGCGCGGGCATCCGCGAGGAGGACCTCGAGCGCATCTTCGTGTCGTTCGAACAGGCTTCCGAGAACCGTCGCAACGCGCAGGGGACCGGCCTCGGGCTGGCCATCAGCAGCAACCTCGTGCGGCTCATGGGCGGCAAGCTGGACGTGCGGAGCCGTCTCGGCGAGGGCTCGGAGTTCTTCTTCGTGCTCGAGCTGCCGGCGGCCGACGACGAGGCGCTGGGAAGCGGCATGGCCGTCCCGGACGCCGCCGAGCGCTCGCTCGAGGGCACGCGCGTGCTGCTGGCCGAGGACAACGACCTGAACGCCGAGATCGCGGTGGCGCTGCTCGACATGCAGGGCGTCGAAGCGCGGCGCGCGGCGAACGGGCGCGAGGCCGTGGACCTGTTCGCCGCTTCGGATCCGGGGTCGTTCGACTTCGTGCTGATGGACGTCAAGATGCCGTTGCTCGACGGCCTCGAGGCGGCGGCCGAGATCCGCGCCCTCGATCGCGCGGACGCGCGCACGGTGCCCATCATCGCGCTCACGGCCAACACGTTCCAGGAGGATCGCGAGGACGCGGCGGCGGCCGGCATGAACGGCTTCATCCCCAAGCCCTTCGACGCCCAGCAGCTCTACGAAACGCTGCGCAGCTACTTGCCTCCCGAGGAGTGA
- the rpoD gene encoding RNA polymerase sigma factor RpoD, with protein sequence MAQASSKHIAQEQSTAAVAPIEAEDILEEDALDDEPDVVDAGDGLDDDKLEGGLSEDSDDEDLLEGIPEEELKATVDVQLPKVAGKSKVRSVRKRNADASVTMLTGDPVRMYLKEIGKVPLLTAAEEIDLAMKIEAGVAATEELERAEDEGIELERREKRRLGRIEQVGIDAKQQLIEANLRLVVSIAKRYVGRGMLFLDLIQEGNLGLIRAVEKFDYTKGFKFSTYATWWIRQAITRAIADQARTIRIPVHMVETINKLVRIQRQLLQELGREPSPEEIGKEMGLPAERVREIQKISQEPVSLETPIGEEEDSQLGDFIEDDAAVVPPDAASFSMLQEQLSKVLDGLAERERKVISLRFGLEDGHPRTLEEVGREFGVTRERIRQIESKTLAKLRHPSRSSKLKDYLED encoded by the coding sequence GTGGCCCAAGCCTCAAGTAAGCACATCGCTCAAGAGCAGAGCACCGCAGCGGTTGCCCCGATCGAAGCCGAAGACATCCTGGAGGAAGACGCCCTCGACGACGAGCCCGATGTGGTCGACGCCGGCGACGGGCTTGACGACGATAAGCTCGAAGGCGGCCTGTCCGAGGACAGCGACGACGAAGACCTGCTCGAAGGCATTCCCGAAGAGGAGCTCAAGGCGACGGTCGACGTTCAGCTGCCCAAAGTGGCCGGCAAGAGCAAGGTGCGCTCGGTGCGCAAGCGCAACGCCGACGCCAGCGTGACCATGCTGACGGGCGATCCCGTCCGCATGTACCTGAAGGAGATCGGCAAGGTCCCGCTGCTCACCGCGGCGGAGGAGATCGACCTCGCCATGAAGATCGAAGCCGGCGTGGCCGCCACGGAGGAGCTCGAGCGCGCGGAGGACGAGGGCATCGAGCTCGAGCGCCGCGAGAAGCGCCGCCTCGGCCGCATCGAGCAGGTGGGCATCGACGCCAAGCAGCAGCTCATCGAGGCGAACCTGCGACTCGTCGTGTCCATCGCCAAGCGTTACGTGGGCCGCGGCATGCTGTTCCTCGACCTCATCCAGGAGGGCAACCTCGGCCTCATCCGCGCGGTGGAGAAGTTCGACTACACGAAGGGCTTCAAGTTCTCGACGTACGCCACCTGGTGGATTCGCCAGGCCATCACGCGCGCCATCGCCGACCAGGCCCGCACCATCCGCATCCCCGTGCACATGGTGGAGACCATCAACAAGCTCGTGCGGATCCAGCGCCAGCTGCTCCAGGAGCTCGGCCGCGAGCCCAGCCCCGAGGAGATCGGCAAGGAGATGGGCCTGCCCGCCGAGCGCGTGCGCGAGATCCAGAAGATCTCGCAGGAGCCCGTGTCGCTCGAGACGCCCATCGGCGAGGAGGAGGACTCCCAGCTGGGCGACTTCATCGAGGACGACGCCGCCGTGGTGCCGCCCGACGCCGCCTCGTTCAGCATGTTGCAAGAGCAGCTGTCGAAAGTGCTCGACGGCCTGGCCGAGCGCGAGCGCAAGGTCATCAGCCTGCGCTTCGGCTTGGAGGACGGGCATCCGCGCACGCTCGAGGAGGTCGGGCGCGAGTTCGGCGTCACGCGCGAGAGAATCCGCCAGATCGAGAGCAAGACGCTGGCGAAGCTGCGCCACCCGTCCCGCTCCTCGAAGCTGAAGGACTACCTGGAAGATTAA